A region of Salmo salar chromosome ssa17, Ssal_v3.1, whole genome shotgun sequence DNA encodes the following proteins:
- the gucy1b2 gene encoding guanylate cyclase soluble subunit beta-2 has protein sequence MTYEIYDDVITLRLVQEACTMLDMPSEVVLKLFGEYFFSFCKMAGYDTMLRTLGGNLVEFIENLDALHSYLALSYQEMNAPSFRVEKNEDGRMLLHYYSDRKGLYHIVPGIIEAVAKDFFDSEVSMTILNQSEEDERTGKKEHVVFLVSQRSRGSKRDFRPQRENKEVTKEDEEIDRRHQAQALERMRARCASLPHCPAGKRSRWDMVRSVVMFGKDNLLKSFTPCYPDKLWMEEQAFCNAFPFHIVFDKQLKVKQTGVNIQKFVPGLQTMDIRLDEYFSIVHPQVTFNIESIRKFINSQFVLKTRREMVPLASQHQSMLKLRGQMVWMESLGCMVYLCSPKLRSLQELEERGLHISDIAQHDATRDLILLNQQRLAEMELSNQLERKKEELRILSRHLETEKKKTETLLYAMLPRHVANQLKEGKRVEAGEFQVCTILFSDVVTFTNICAACEPIQIVNMLNSMYSKFDRLTSVHDVYKVETIGDAYMVVGGVPIPADSHAERVANFALGMRIAAREVTNPITGQPIQIRVGLHTGPVLAGVVGDKMPRYCLFGDTVNTASRMESHGVPDHIHLSPFTYSALEDKGFDILERGEIQVKGKGLMTTYFLLQNLCVSEDTIMARGTGEPCVYRDNQQGAGESEREEPDSVRKEETNGQTTASASSLSDLTNEDTPFLGDTTPFQKGHLNDVNSRFCRLL, from the exons ATGACTTACGAGATATACGATGATGTCATAACTCTGCGTCTGGTGCAGGAGGCATGTACTATGCTGG ACATGCCTTCTGAGGTGGTGCTGAAGCTTTTCGGGGAGTACTTCTTCAGCTTCTGTAAGATGGCGGGGTACGACACCATGCTGCGTACGCTAGGGGGGAACCTGGTGGAATTCATTGAGAACCTGGATGCTCTTCACAGCTACCTGGCTCTCTCCTACCAG GAGATGAACGCTCCCTCGTTCCGTGTGGAGAAGAATGAGGATGGGAGGATGTTGCTTCATTACTACTCGGACAGGAAAGGCCTATATCACATTGTGCCAG GCATCATTGAGGCGGTGGCCAAAGACTTCTTTGACAGCGAAGTGAGCATGACCATCCTTAACCAATCAGAGGAAGATGAGCGCACAGGGAAGAAAGAGCATGTGGTCTTCCTGGTCTCTCAGAGGAGCAGAGGGTCAAAGAGGGATTTCCGGCCCCAAAGAGAGAACAAGGAGGTAACCAAGGAGGATGAGGAGATTGATAGGAGG CATCAAGCACAGGCATTGGAGAGGATGAGAGCCAGGTGTGCCAGTCTGCCCCACTGCCCTGCTGGGAAAAGATCACGCTGGGACATGGTTAGGAGCGTTGTCATGTTTGGAAAAG acAACCTTCTGAAGTCGTTCACACCCTGCTACCCAGATAAGCTGTGGATGGAGGAACAAGCATTCTGCAATGCCTTCCCTTTCCACATTGTCTTTGATAAACAG CTCAAGGTGAAGCAGACTGGGGTTAACATCCAGAAGTTTGTCCCTGGGCTGCAGACGATGGACATCCGTCTGGATGAGTACTTCAGCATTGTCCATCCGCAGGTGACCTTCAACATCGAGAGCATCAGGAAGTTCATCAACAGCCAATTTGTCCTGAAGACCAGGCGGGAGATGGTGCCGCTGGCCTCTCAGCATCAGTCCATGCTCAAACTCAGAG GTCAGATGGTGTGGATGGAGTCTCTGGGCTGTATGGTGTACCTGTGCTCCCCAAAGCTGCGCAGTCTGCAGGAGTTGGAGGAGAGGGGTCTGCACATCTCCGACATCGCCCAGCACGACGCCACCCGAGACCTCATCCTGCTTAACCAACAGCGTCTGGCCGAAATGGAGCTGTCCAATCAGCTGGAGCGCAAAAAG GAGGAGCTGAGGATCCTCTCACGCCACCTCGAGACGGAGAAGAAGAAGACGGAGACTCTGCTCTACGCCATGTTGCCTCGCCACGTAGCCAACCAGCTGAAGGAGGGCAAGAGGGTGGAAGCAG GTGAGTTCCAGGTGTGCACCATCCTGTTCAGTGATGTGGTCACCTTCACCAATATCTGTGCTGCCTGCGAGCCCATCCAGATCGTCAACATGCTCAACTCCATGTACTCCAAGTTCGACCGCCTTACCAGCGTCCATGACGTGTACAAg GTGGAGACTATTGGAGACGCCTACATGGTGGTGGGTGGGGTTCCCATTCCAGCTGACAGCCATGCAGAGCGGGTGGCCAACTTTGCCCTGGGTATGCGTATCGCTGCCCGGGAGGTGACCAACCCTATCACTGGGCAACCTATCCAG ATTCGGGTGGGTCTGCACACAGGTCCAGTGCTGGCTGGTGTGGTAGGGGACAAGATGCCTCGATACTGCCTGTTTGGAGATACAGTCAACACTGCCTCCCGCATGGAGAGTCACGGAGTGCCTGACCACATACACCTCAGCCCCTTCACATACAG TGCGCTGGAAGATAAGGGCTTTGACATCCTGGAAAGAGGAGAGATCCAGGTGAAGGGGAAAGGCCTGATGACCACCTACTTCCTGCTGCAGaacctgtgtgtgtctgaggacACCATCATGGCCAGAGGGACAGGAGAGCCCTGCGTGTACAGAGACAACCAGCAGGGggcgggagagagcgagagag AAGAACCAGACAGTGTGAGAAAGGAGGAAACGAATGGCCAAACCACGGCATCTGCTTCTTCTTTAAGTGACCTCACCAACGAAGACACACCTTTTCTGGGAGACACTACACCTTTTCAAAAGGGCCACCTCAACGACGTGAACTCACGATTCTGCCGACTGCTCTAA